A genomic window from Anas platyrhynchos isolate ZD024472 breed Pekin duck chromosome 13, IASCAAS_PekinDuck_T2T, whole genome shotgun sequence includes:
- the GXYLT2 gene encoding glucoside xylosyltransferase 2, which yields MRLSCKVAAALLGLAGLLLLLYLLAGRHAAPRPPPPPTRPAARRQPRLGRSPPRRSGAGGAGARKPGEQKHSKEPSSLQCMHLAVVACGDRLEETLIMLKSAVLFSNRRLCFHIFSEDSLKPEFEKKLQEWPSSYTKKFEYNIYPITFSVGNAQEWKKLFKPCAAQRLFLPVILKDVDSLLYVDTDVLFLRPIDDIWHILKEFNSTQLAAMAPEHEIPKIGWYSRFARHPYYGTTGVNSGVMLMNLTRIRNTQFKNSMIPGGLTWEEMLYPLYQKYKNYITWGDQDLLNIIFYFNPECLYVFPCQWNYRPDHCMYGSNCKGAEEEGVSILHGNRGVYHDDKQPTFKALYEVIRDFPFEDNLFQSLYYPLQSKFLDTVHTLCGRIPQVFLKQIEKTMKKVYENRVIVYLGANHRY from the exons ATGCGGTTGTCCTGCAAGGTGGCGGcggctctgctggggctggccggcctgctgctgctcctctacCTGCTGGCCGGCCGCcacgccgccccccgcccgccgccgccccccacccgccccgccgcccgccgccagcCGCGCCTCGGCCGGAGCCCACCGCggaggagcggggccgggggagccGGCGCCAG GAAGCCTGGAgaacaaaaacattcaaaagaGCCTTCATCTCTACAATGCATGCATCTGGCAGTTGTGGCATGTGGGGACCGGCTGGAGGAGACGCTAATCATGCTGAAATCAGCAGTTCTCTTCAGCAACAGGAGGctctgttttcacattttttctgaGGATTCCCTTAAGCCTGAATTTGAGAAGAAg TTACAGGAATGGCCCTCCTCATACACAAAGAAGTTTGAATACAACATTTATCCAATAACCTTCTCAGTAGGAAATGCTCAGGAATGGAAAAAGTTATTCAAACCATGTGCTGCCCAGCGCCTTTTTCTCCCG GTTATTTTAAAGGATGTGGATTCACTCCTGTATGTGGACACTGATGTTCTCTTCCTGAGGCCCATCGATGACATCTGGCACATCCTGAAAGAATTTAACTCAACCCAGCTAGCTGCTATGGCCCCAGAACATGAAATACCAAAGATTGGCTGGTACAGTCGATTTGCGCGTCACCCGTATTACGGGACAACTGGAGTCAATTCCGGAGTGATGCTAATGAATTTAACACGGATACGCAACACTCAGTTCAAG aacAGCATGATACCAGGCGGTTTGACCTGGGAGGAAATGCTGTATCCATTATACCAAAAGTACAAAAATTACATTACATGGGGAGACCAGGATCtactaaatattattttttactttaaccCAG AGTGTCTCTACGTGTTTCCATGTCAGTGGAACTACCGCCCTGACCACTGCATGTATGGAAGTAACTGCAAAGGTGCAGAAGAAGAAGGTGTCTCCATTTTGCATGGAAATAGAGGTGTCTACCATGATGACAAGCAGCCTACGTTCAAGGCACTCTATGAAGTGATACGTGAT tTTCCATTTGAAGACAATCTCTTCCAGTCTTTGTACTATCCTCTTCAGTCTAAGTTTCTGGACACAGTGCACACTTTATGTGGGAGAATTCCACAAGTATTTTTGAAGCAAATTGAGAAAACTATGAAGAAAGTGTATGAAAATCGTGTCATTGTCTACCTGGGGGCCAACCACAGATACTAA